A single region of the Sphingomonas sp. LY29 genome encodes:
- a CDS encoding response regulator transcription factor — protein sequence MSHVIALVDDDRNILTSVSIALQAEGFLTRVYTDGDAALKAFGDNPPDLGVFDIKMPRMDGMELLRRVRELGGPAGTMPVIFLTSKDDELDEALGLAMGADDYISKPFSQRLLIARIRALLRRQDLARGTVPSGEAAEEAVLLDRGRLVMDPARHKVRWDGKDVTLTVTEFLILEALAQRPGVVKSRNQLLDVAYQDDVYVDDRTIDSHIKRIRRKFRTVDGEFDAIETLYGVGYRFGEE from the coding sequence ATGAGCCACGTGATCGCGCTCGTCGACGACGACCGCAACATCCTGACCTCGGTGTCGATCGCGCTTCAGGCCGAGGGATTCCTGACTCGGGTCTACACCGACGGCGATGCAGCGCTAAAGGCGTTCGGCGACAATCCGCCCGATCTCGGCGTTTTCGACATCAAGATGCCGCGGATGGACGGAATGGAATTGCTCCGCCGCGTTCGCGAACTCGGCGGTCCCGCGGGAACGATGCCGGTCATCTTCCTCACCAGCAAGGACGACGAACTCGACGAAGCGCTGGGCCTCGCGATGGGCGCCGACGACTATATTTCGAAACCCTTCTCGCAGCGCCTGCTGATCGCGCGCATCCGTGCACTGCTTCGGCGACAAGACCTCGCGCGCGGCACTGTCCCGTCGGGCGAAGCGGCCGAGGAAGCGGTCCTGCTCGATCGCGGGCGGCTGGTGATGGACCCGGCGCGGCACAAGGTCCGCTGGGACGGCAAGGACGTCACGCTGACCGTCACCGAGTTCCTGATTCTGGAGGCGCTGGCGCAGCGGCCCGGCGTGGTGAAGTCGCGCAACCAGCTGCTCGACGTCGCCTATCAGGACGACGTCTATGTCGACGACCGAACGATCGACAGCCACATCAAGCGGATCCGCCGCAAATTCCGGACTGTCGACGGTGAATTCGACGCAATCGAGACCTTGTATGGCGTCGGCTACCGCTTCGGCGAAGAGTGA
- a CDS encoding phosphoenolpyruvate carboxykinase translates to MTDRTPGFLLDAQGIETGAKVHWNLTTAPLVEQAVSRGEGHLTKDGALLVDTGKFTGRSVKDKFVVRDATTEDTINWGPINQEMSPEHWANLKADFMTALKGQDELFVADLYGGSQPEYRVNVRVINQMAWHNLFVRTLLVRPDASELADYVPEYTIINLPSFKADPARHGCRSDTVIAVNFTEKMILIGNTEYSGEMKKGVFGLLNFLLPAQGVMPMHCSANIGADGKSAIFFGLSGTGKTTLSADASRTLIGDDEHGWSDTAVFNFEGGCYAKMINLSAEGEPEIYATTKMFGTILENVAMDEETRDLDFTDASKTENTRGAYPIEFIPNTSAENLGPPPSTIIFLTADAFGVLPPISRLTPDQAMYHFLSGYTAKVAGTEIGVTEPTATFSTCFGAAFMPRPPSVYGNLLKKRIADGGAQCWLVNTGWTGGKYGVGKRMPIKATRALLNAALDGSLNKAEFRKDPNFGFEVPVAVPGVDSDILDPRSTWADKAEYDATAAKLVDLFVDNFAEFDAHVEEGVRQAGPKVAAAA, encoded by the coding sequence GTGACCGACCGTACCCCCGGCTTCTTGCTGGACGCACAGGGAATCGAAACCGGGGCGAAGGTCCACTGGAACCTGACGACGGCCCCGCTGGTCGAACAGGCGGTTTCGCGCGGTGAAGGCCATCTCACCAAGGACGGCGCGCTGCTGGTCGACACCGGCAAGTTCACCGGCCGCAGCGTCAAGGACAAGTTCGTCGTCCGCGACGCGACGACCGAGGACACCATCAATTGGGGCCCGATCAACCAGGAAATGAGCCCCGAGCATTGGGCGAACCTGAAGGCCGATTTCATGACCGCGCTGAAGGGTCAGGACGAACTGTTCGTCGCCGACCTCTATGGCGGTAGCCAGCCGGAATATCGCGTCAACGTTCGCGTCATCAACCAGATGGCGTGGCATAATCTGTTCGTCCGCACGCTGCTGGTCCGCCCGGATGCGAGCGAGCTGGCCGACTATGTGCCCGAATACACGATCATCAACCTGCCGAGCTTCAAGGCCGATCCCGCGCGCCACGGCTGCCGCAGCGACACGGTGATCGCGGTCAACTTCACCGAGAAGATGATCCTGATCGGCAACACCGAATATTCGGGCGAGATGAAGAAGGGAGTGTTCGGCCTGCTGAACTTCCTGCTCCCCGCGCAGGGCGTGATGCCGATGCATTGCAGCGCCAACATCGGGGCCGACGGCAAGAGTGCCATCTTCTTCGGCCTGTCAGGCACCGGCAAGACGACGCTGTCGGCCGACGCCAGCCGCACGCTGATTGGCGACGACGAGCATGGCTGGTCGGACACGGCGGTCTTCAATTTCGAAGGCGGCTGCTATGCCAAGATGATCAACCTGTCGGCCGAGGGCGAGCCGGAGATTTACGCGACGACCAAGATGTTCGGCACGATCCTCGAGAACGTGGCGATGGACGAGGAAACCCGCGATCTGGACTTCACCGACGCGAGCAAGACCGAGAATACCCGCGGCGCCTATCCGATCGAATTCATCCCGAACACGAGCGCCGAGAATCTCGGGCCGCCGCCGTCGACGATCATCTTCCTGACCGCGGACGCGTTCGGCGTGTTGCCGCCGATCTCGCGACTGACCCCGGACCAGGCGATGTATCACTTCCTGTCCGGCTACACCGCGAAGGTCGCGGGCACCGAGATCGGCGTGACCGAGCCGACCGCCACCTTCTCGACCTGCTTCGGCGCCGCCTTCATGCCGCGTCCGCCAAGCGTCTACGGCAACCTGCTCAAGAAGCGCATCGCCGACGGCGGGGCGCAGTGCTGGCTGGTCAACACCGGCTGGACCGGCGGCAAATATGGCGTCGGTAAGCGCATGCCGATCAAGGCGACGCGCGCACTGCTCAACGCGGCGTTGGACGGCAGCCTGAACAAGGCCGAGTTCCGCAAGGATCCGAACTTCGGCTTCGAAGTTCCGGTCGCGGTGCCGGGTGTGGATTCGGACATCCTCGACCCGCGTTCGACCTGGGCCGACAAGGCCGAATATGACGCCACCGCGGCGAAACTGGTCGACCTGTTCGTCGATAATTTCGCCGAATTCGACGCGCATGTCGAAGAGGGCGTTCGCCAGGCCGGCCCGAAGGTCGCCGCGGCGGCTTAA
- a CDS encoding DUF885 domain-containing protein yields MTHDLSRRQTLGVLSAGVAAATLPGCASLAGPRRLSSEPEVTALLDSFGENLLQLMPESATTLGLDTGPRAGLRYRLSDRSRAGQDRIAAVLRSDLARALAVDTSRLTHSTRTSVEVVRSAYRTALDGFAQPYGDVAVGGWRNTPYVVIQNVGAYLDVPRFLDSDHPVRNAADADAYLARLEGMAAQLDGELGRMQSAAARGLIPPAFLIDKALPQMTASAASARAGGGLVESIERRAKVFPGDYARHARAIARDKVAPAIDRQIAEMRLQRRRATNDAGMWARPGGEAYYAWALRASTTTTMSPDEVHRMGLEQVQELHGRMEPILASLGYTKGSVGARMTALSNDPRYKFAPGDKGRAEIMAFIEERLRIIRAQLPRGFRTLVRGNLEVRRLPPEEEPGAPGAYGGAGSIDGSIPGKFWINLRTTDLHRKYDLPDLAHHEAIPGHVWQGEYSNQLPTIRAMLAFNAYSEGWALYAEQLADELGVYDDFVVGRLGYLQSLAFRACRLVVDTGLHVKRWTREQGVRYFVETNGSKPEEVASEVDRYCSWAGQACGYKVGHSEIVRQRGLAQAALGPRYDRRDFNDAVVKGGNVPMDVLAKNVADYVASSRG; encoded by the coding sequence TTGACCCACGATCTTTCGCGCCGCCAGACGCTCGGCGTCCTTTCCGCGGGCGTCGCCGCCGCCACCCTGCCCGGCTGCGCCTCGCTTGCCGGCCCGCGCCGCCTGTCGAGCGAGCCCGAAGTCACCGCGCTGCTCGATTCCTTCGGCGAGAATTTGCTCCAGCTGATGCCCGAAAGCGCGACCACCCTCGGCCTCGACACCGGCCCCCGCGCCGGCCTTCGCTACCGCCTCTCCGACCGCAGCCGCGCCGGCCAGGACCGCATCGCCGCCGTCCTTCGCAGCGACCTCGCGCGCGCCTTGGCCGTCGACACCAGCCGCCTCACTCATTCGACGCGCACCAGCGTCGAGGTCGTCCGCTCCGCCTATCGCACCGCGCTCGACGGCTTCGCGCAGCCCTACGGCGACGTCGCGGTCGGGGGCTGGCGCAACACGCCCTACGTCGTCATCCAGAACGTCGGCGCCTATCTCGACGTGCCGCGTTTCCTCGACAGCGACCATCCCGTCCGCAACGCCGCCGACGCCGACGCCTATCTCGCCCGCCTCGAAGGCATGGCCGCGCAGCTGGACGGCGAGCTTGGCCGAATGCAGTCCGCCGCCGCGCGCGGGCTGATCCCGCCCGCCTTCCTGATCGACAAGGCGCTTCCGCAGATGACCGCCAGCGCCGCCTCGGCCCGGGCGGGCGGCGGCCTCGTCGAAAGCATCGAGCGCCGCGCCAAGGTGTTCCCCGGCGACTACGCCCGCCACGCCCGCGCCATCGCCCGCGACAAGGTCGCCCCCGCGATCGACCGCCAGATCGCAGAGATGCGGCTCCAGCGCCGCCGCGCCACCAACGACGCCGGCATGTGGGCGCGGCCCGGCGGCGAAGCCTATTACGCCTGGGCGCTGCGTGCCTCGACCACCACCACCATGTCGCCCGACGAAGTCCACCGCATGGGCCTTGAGCAGGTGCAGGAGCTGCATGGCCGGATGGAGCCGATCCTCGCCTCGCTCGGCTACACCAAGGGCTCGGTCGGCGCGCGCATGACCGCGCTTTCGAACGACCCGCGCTACAAGTTCGCCCCCGGCGACAAGGGCCGCGCCGAGATCATGGCCTTCATTGAGGAACGCTTACGCATCATCCGCGCCCAGCTTCCCCGCGGCTTCCGCACGCTCGTGCGCGGCAACCTCGAGGTTCGCCGCCTTCCTCCGGAGGAAGAGCCCGGCGCGCCCGGCGCCTATGGCGGCGCCGGCTCGATCGACGGCTCGATCCCCGGCAAGTTCTGGATCAACCTTCGCACCACCGACCTGCACCGCAAGTACGACCTGCCCGACCTCGCCCATCACGAGGCAATCCCGGGCCACGTCTGGCAGGGCGAATATAGCAACCAGCTTCCGACCATCCGCGCGATGCTGGCGTTCAATGCCTATTCCGAAGGCTGGGCGCTCTATGCCGAGCAATTGGCCGACGAGCTTGGCGTTTATGACGACTTCGTTGTCGGCCGCCTCGGCTATCTGCAGAGTCTCGCCTTCCGCGCGTGCCGCCTCGTCGTCGACACCGGCCTCCACGTCAAGCGCTGGACCCGCGAGCAGGGCGTCCGTTACTTCGTCGAGACCAACGGCTCGAAGCCCGAGGAAGTCGCCAGCGAAGTCGACCGCTATTGCAGCTGGGCCGGCCAGGCCTGCGGCTACAAGGTCGGCCACAGCGAAATCGTCCGCCAACGCGGCCTCGCACAGGCCGCGCTAGGCCCCCGCTACGACCGCCGCGACTTCAACGACGCGGTGGTTAAGGGCGGCAACGTGCCCATGGACGTGCTCGCGAAAAACGTCGCCGATTACGTCGCGAGCAGCCGGGGGTGA
- a CDS encoding NfeD family protein — protein sequence MFDNLDAGWIWAIAGVVLLIAELLAPGFFLFFIGVAAIATGAFTLMFDLGTAPQLVLFAIYTGLALLIGKRYYAQPDTADQNVHLNEPGKRLIGRSVIVVDPVDQHGGRVRVGDSEWTARGGPAAAGERVTITGVDGNCLTVEPMPALPSE from the coding sequence ATGTTCGACAATCTCGACGCGGGCTGGATCTGGGCGATCGCGGGCGTCGTCCTGCTGATCGCCGAGCTGCTCGCCCCCGGCTTCTTCCTGTTCTTCATCGGCGTCGCCGCCATCGCCACCGGCGCCTTCACGCTGATGTTCGATCTCGGCACCGCGCCGCAGCTGGTGCTGTTCGCGATCTACACCGGCCTCGCGCTGCTGATCGGCAAGCGATATTATGCGCAGCCCGACACCGCCGACCAGAACGTCCACCTCAACGAACCCGGCAAGCGCCTGATTGGCCGCTCGGTCATCGTCGTCGATCCGGTCGACCAGCATGGCGGCCGGGTCCGCGTCGGCGACAGCGAATGGACCGCGCGCGGCGGCCCTGCCGCAGCGGGCGAGCGAGTCACCATCACCGGGGTCGACGGCAATTGCCTGACCGTCGAGCCGATGCCCGCGCTTCCCAGCGAATAG
- a CDS encoding SPFH domain-containing protein encodes MLETFLTAIVVLVLLFAIMGVKIVHQGYRYTIEHFGRFVRVAEPGFNYVPPFFYRVGRKINMMEQVLDIPGQEIITKDNAMVAVDGVVFFQVLDAAKAAYEVSDLYPSLLALSTTNLRTVMGSMDLDETLSKRDEINARLLAVVDHATESWGVKITRVELKDIRPPADIVNAMTRQMKAEREKRAAILESEGMRASEILRAEGEKAARILQAEGQKEAAFRDAEARERAAEAEANATKSVSDAIAGGSSQAINYFIAQKYVEALGKFATSPNAKTILFPVEATQLMGTLGGIGELSREVFGKDATATPQVRQAPSVPKIERNDG; translated from the coding sequence ATGCTAGAGACATTCCTGACCGCCATCGTGGTCCTCGTGCTGCTGTTCGCCATCATGGGCGTCAAGATCGTGCATCAGGGGTATCGCTACACGATCGAGCATTTCGGCCGCTTCGTCCGCGTCGCCGAACCCGGCTTCAACTACGTCCCGCCCTTCTTCTATCGCGTCGGCCGCAAGATCAACATGATGGAGCAGGTCCTCGACATTCCGGGCCAGGAAATCATCACCAAGGACAATGCCATGGTCGCGGTCGACGGCGTGGTGTTCTTCCAGGTGCTCGACGCCGCCAAGGCCGCCTATGAAGTCAGCGACCTCTACCCCTCGCTGCTCGCGCTTTCGACCACCAACCTGCGCACCGTGATGGGCTCGATGGACCTCGACGAAACGCTGTCGAAGCGCGACGAGATCAACGCGCGCCTCCTCGCGGTGGTCGATCATGCGACCGAAAGCTGGGGCGTTAAGATCACCCGCGTCGAGTTGAAGGACATTCGCCCACCCGCCGACATCGTCAACGCGATGACCCGCCAGATGAAGGCCGAGCGCGAGAAGCGCGCCGCCATTCTCGAATCCGAAGGCATGCGCGCGTCCGAGATTCTTCGGGCCGAGGGCGAAAAGGCCGCGCGCATCCTTCAGGCCGAGGGGCAGAAGGAAGCCGCCTTCCGCGACGCCGAGGCCCGCGAGCGCGCCGCCGAGGCGGAGGCCAATGCAACTAAGTCGGTCAGCGACGCCATCGCCGGCGGATCGAGCCAGGCCATCAATTACTTCATCGCACAAAAGTATGTCGAAGCGCTCGGCAAGTTCGCCACCTCCCCCAACGCCAAGACGATCCTCTTCCCGGTCGAGGCGACCCAGCTGATGGGTACGCTCGGCGGCATCGGTGAACTTTCGCGCGAAGTGTTCGGCAAGGACGCGACGGCCACGCCGCAGGTCCGACAGGCGCCGTCGGTGCCCAAGATCGAACGGAACGACGGCTGA
- a CDS encoding CoA ester lyase — protein MTASLFDRRAVLFLPASNERAIAKARASDADMVILDLEDAVKPGDKEAARSAAVSAVAGDWPMPVAIRINGVGTEWHGGDLAAVLGLAGLPIVVPSIRSVADLHGVASVISRRPLAMIETASAVLDVREIARQSAAVIVGTNDLAADLHQPAGAGRSAMAYALQSVVLAARAERVPVFDGVYNKIDDAEGFAREAAESRALGFDGKTLIHPSQIAPCHAAFAPSTEEIDRARRLVEAASGGAERFEGEMVEAMHVDAARRLLDRIER, from the coding sequence ATGACGGCTTCGCTATTCGACCGACGGGCGGTGCTGTTCCTGCCCGCAAGCAACGAGCGCGCGATCGCGAAGGCGCGGGCGAGCGACGCGGATATGGTGATCCTCGACCTGGAAGACGCGGTGAAGCCCGGGGACAAGGAGGCGGCGCGGAGTGCGGCGGTCTCGGCTGTGGCCGGGGATTGGCCGATGCCGGTGGCGATCCGCATCAACGGGGTCGGGACCGAATGGCATGGCGGCGACCTGGCGGCGGTGCTGGGGCTGGCGGGACTGCCGATCGTGGTCCCGTCGATCCGCAGCGTGGCGGACCTGCACGGCGTGGCATCGGTGATCAGCCGGCGCCCACTGGCGATGATCGAGACGGCGAGCGCGGTGCTCGACGTGCGCGAGATCGCGCGGCAGTCGGCGGCGGTGATCGTGGGGACGAACGACCTTGCCGCCGACCTGCATCAGCCGGCGGGGGCGGGGCGGTCGGCGATGGCCTATGCGCTGCAGTCGGTGGTGCTGGCGGCCCGAGCGGAGCGAGTGCCGGTGTTCGACGGGGTCTATAACAAGATTGACGATGCCGAAGGGTTTGCGCGCGAAGCGGCGGAGAGCCGGGCGCTTGGGTTCGACGGCAAGACGCTGATCCACCCCTCGCAGATCGCGCCGTGCCATGCGGCGTTCGCCCCATCGACCGAGGAAATCGACCGCGCCCGGCGACTGGTCGAGGCGGCGAGCGGCGGGGCCGAACGGTTCGAAGGCGAGATGGTCGAGGCGATGCACGTCGACGCGGCGCGGCGGCTCCTGGACCGGATCGAGCGCTAG
- the guaB gene encoding IMP dehydrogenase: protein MADHLHDDIPLGLTFDDVLLQPLESSTLPSGADTRTFLTREIPLNIPLLSSAMDTVTETDMAIALAQLGGIGVLHRNFDVAGQAAAVRAVKRFESGMVVNPITMRPEQTLAEALELMKSNRISGIPVVEASGKLVGILTNRDVRFAENPHQPVRELMTSENLATVPLGTGQEEARRLLHQRRIEKLLVVDDSHHCVGLITVKDIEKAVASPLATKDAQGRLRVAAASTVGDSGFERSAALIDAGVDCVVIDTAHGHNIEVARAVERVKALSNSVQVVAGNVATADAARALADAGADAIKVGIGPGSICTTRIVAGVGVPQLSAIMAAAGAARDRGVPVIADGGIRTSGDIAKALAAGASTVMVGSLLAGTEEAPGETFLYQGRAYKAYRGMGSVGAMARGSADRYFQQDIRDQLKLVPEGIEGQVPFKGPVRDIVHQLVGGVKAAMGYTGSETIEQLQRRAKFVRITNAGLSESHVHDVSITREAPNYPTR from the coding sequence ATGGCCGACCATCTTCACGACGACATTCCGCTGGGTCTCACCTTCGACGACGTGCTGCTTCAGCCGCTCGAATCCAGCACTCTTCCAAGCGGTGCCGACACGCGCACCTTCCTGACCCGGGAAATCCCGCTCAACATTCCGTTGCTGTCTTCGGCAATGGACACGGTGACCGAAACCGACATGGCGATCGCGCTGGCGCAGCTTGGCGGGATTGGGGTGCTTCACCGCAACTTCGACGTTGCCGGGCAGGCGGCGGCGGTGCGCGCGGTCAAGCGGTTCGAAAGCGGCATGGTGGTCAATCCGATCACGATGCGGCCCGAGCAGACGCTCGCCGAGGCGCTCGAGCTGATGAAGAGCAACCGCATTTCCGGCATTCCGGTGGTCGAGGCGTCGGGCAAATTGGTCGGCATCCTGACCAACCGCGACGTCCGCTTCGCCGAAAACCCGCACCAGCCGGTGCGAGAGCTGATGACGTCGGAAAATCTCGCGACTGTGCCGCTGGGCACCGGGCAGGAAGAGGCGCGGCGGCTGCTCCACCAGCGGCGGATCGAAAAGTTGCTGGTGGTCGACGATTCGCATCACTGCGTCGGGCTGATCACCGTCAAGGATATTGAGAAGGCGGTCGCCAGCCCGCTCGCGACCAAGGATGCGCAGGGGCGGCTTCGTGTCGCGGCGGCAAGCACGGTCGGCGACAGCGGCTTCGAGCGCAGCGCCGCGCTGATCGACGCCGGCGTCGACTGCGTCGTGATCGACACCGCGCACGGACACAACATCGAGGTCGCGCGCGCGGTCGAGCGGGTGAAGGCGCTGTCCAATTCGGTCCAGGTCGTTGCGGGCAACGTCGCCACCGCCGACGCGGCTCGCGCGCTCGCCGATGCCGGCGCGGATGCGATCAAGGTTGGGATCGGCCCGGGGTCGATCTGCACCACGCGGATCGTCGCCGGCGTCGGGGTGCCGCAACTGTCGGCGATCATGGCGGCGGCCGGCGCAGCGCGCGATCGAGGCGTCCCGGTCATCGCCGATGGCGGAATCCGGACGTCGGGCGATATCGCCAAGGCGCTCGCCGCCGGTGCGTCGACGGTGATGGTGGGATCGCTGTTGGCGGGCACCGAGGAAGCGCCGGGCGAAACCTTCCTGTACCAGGGGCGCGCCTACAAGGCGTATCGCGGAATGGGCAGCGTCGGCGCGATGGCGCGCGGCTCGGCCGATCGGTATTTCCAACAGGACATTCGCGACCAATTGAAGCTCGTTCCGGAAGGGATCGAGGGGCAGGTGCCGTTCAAGGGACCGGTGCGCGACATCGTCCACCAACTGGTCGGCGGCGTGAAGGCGGCGATGGGCTACACCGGGTCAGAGACGATCGAGCAGCTGCAGCGTCGCGCCAAGTTCGTGCGGATCACCAATGCGGGCCTGAGCGAGAGCCATGTCCACGACGTGTCGATCACGCGCGAGGCGCCCAATTATCCGACGCGCTAG
- a CDS encoding RsmB/NOP family class I SAM-dependent RNA methyltransferase: MTPPARVQAAIEILDEVIAAAREEGAPADALVQRYFKTRRYAGSKDRRAVRELVFSAIRRAGDIPASGRQAMLGLADDHPAIAIAFDGSGHGPPARGEQEKGATATLLPQWIEGELSPLVDPTERAALLDRAPLDLRVNAAKATREEVLSQFEGAEPTTLSPWGLRLPAGTRIDEHPAFQTGAVEVQDEGSQLIALACSVVDGEVVLDLCAGAGGKALALAAAAPGATILASDTNRARLSQLAPRASRAGASIKTRLLNPGREREQLSGLLDRCDVVLVDAPCSGSGTWRRNPEGRWRLTSDRLERLTQLQARLLDLAAPLVRPGGRLVYATCSILTREGAGQVGAFLGRHSGWEAQKVGFDGGRDQGGGRLLTPGHDATDGFFVACLQRPC, translated from the coding sequence ATGACACCCCCCGCCCGCGTTCAGGCCGCGATCGAGATCCTCGACGAGGTCATTGCCGCCGCTCGGGAGGAAGGAGCGCCCGCCGACGCGCTCGTGCAGCGCTATTTCAAGACGCGTCGCTACGCCGGATCGAAGGATCGGCGCGCGGTCCGCGAACTGGTCTTCTCGGCGATCCGTCGGGCCGGGGACATTCCGGCCAGTGGACGGCAGGCGATGCTTGGGCTCGCCGACGACCATCCCGCAATCGCAATTGCCTTCGATGGAAGTGGGCATGGTCCGCCAGCGCGCGGCGAGCAGGAGAAAGGGGCCACCGCCACTCTGCTCCCACAGTGGATCGAGGGCGAGCTCTCTCCGTTGGTCGATCCGACCGAACGAGCGGCGTTGCTCGATCGCGCGCCGCTCGATCTGCGGGTCAATGCGGCGAAGGCGACGCGCGAAGAAGTGCTGAGCCAGTTCGAGGGCGCGGAACCGACGACATTAAGCCCGTGGGGGCTTCGTCTTCCGGCGGGCACTCGGATCGACGAGCATCCTGCCTTTCAGACGGGCGCGGTCGAGGTGCAGGATGAAGGCAGCCAGTTAATCGCGCTCGCCTGCTCGGTTGTCGACGGAGAGGTAGTCCTCGACCTGTGTGCCGGGGCGGGAGGCAAGGCGCTGGCGCTTGCCGCCGCCGCGCCGGGCGCGACCATCCTCGCCAGCGACACCAATCGCGCCAGACTGTCCCAGCTTGCACCGCGTGCATCGCGCGCGGGCGCCTCGATCAAAACGCGCCTGCTCAATCCCGGCCGTGAGCGCGAGCAACTGTCCGGGCTGCTGGACCGCTGCGACGTGGTGCTGGTCGATGCGCCGTGCAGCGGGTCGGGAACGTGGCGACGCAATCCCGAAGGACGCTGGCGGCTGACGTCCGACCGGCTCGAGCGCCTGACCCAATTGCAGGCGCGCCTACTCGATCTGGCCGCGCCCCTCGTTCGCCCCGGCGGTCGGCTCGTCTACGCCACCTGCTCGATCCTGACCCGCGAAGGGGCGGGGCAGGTCGGTGCCTTCTTAGGGCGGCATTCAGGTTGGGAAGCGCAGAAGGTTGGCTTCGACGGCGGACGGGACCAGGGCGGCGGACGATTGCTGACCCCGGGCCACGATGCCACCGACGGCTTTTTCGTCGCGTGCCTGCAAAGGCCGTGCTAG
- the rsmA gene encoding 16S rRNA (adenine(1518)-N(6)/adenine(1519)-N(6))-dimethyltransferase RsmA, with amino-acid sequence MSEGSEPLRDVIARHGLKATKALGQNFILDRQLLARIAAIPGSLDGQTVYEVGPGPGGLTNALLDAGANVVAVERDRRCLPALAELEARHPGKLRVISGDALAIDELAEVGDGAHIVANLPYNVGTALLLRWLGGPWPPWWSSLTLMFQREVAERIVAKAGSDAYGRLAVAAQWRSTPRIAMAVHRSSFVPPPKVASAVVHIVPATAPDGVDAAVIEKVTAAAFGQRRKMLRSTLKPVPGALDALTDLGIDSDRRAETLAVADFIALAKKLS; translated from the coding sequence GTGAGCGAAGGATCCGAGCCCCTTCGCGACGTCATCGCGCGCCACGGCCTTAAGGCGACCAAGGCGCTCGGCCAGAATTTCATTCTCGACCGACAGTTGCTCGCGCGCATCGCGGCTATCCCCGGCTCGCTCGACGGACAGACGGTCTACGAAGTCGGACCCGGTCCCGGCGGCCTGACCAACGCCCTGCTCGACGCAGGCGCGAATGTCGTCGCGGTGGAGCGCGACCGGCGCTGCCTTCCCGCACTGGCCGAGCTCGAGGCCAGGCACCCCGGCAAGCTACGCGTCATTTCCGGCGACGCGCTCGCCATCGACGAACTGGCCGAGGTCGGCGACGGCGCGCACATCGTCGCCAATCTTCCCTACAATGTCGGCACCGCGCTGCTGCTTCGATGGCTGGGCGGTCCCTGGCCGCCGTGGTGGTCGTCGCTGACCCTGATGTTCCAGCGCGAGGTGGCGGAACGGATCGTCGCGAAGGCGGGAAGCGATGCTTACGGACGGCTCGCCGTCGCGGCCCAGTGGCGCTCGACCCCGCGCATCGCGATGGCGGTCCATCGCTCGTCGTTTGTCCCGCCGCCCAAGGTCGCGTCGGCGGTGGTCCACATCGTCCCGGCCACCGCGCCCGACGGCGTCGATGCGGCCGTGATCGAGAAAGTCACTGCGGCCGCCTTCGGACAGCGGCGCAAGATGCTTCGTTCGACGCTCAAGCCCGTCCCCGGCGCGCTCGACGCGCTTACCGACCTCGGCATCGACAGCGATCGGCGCGCGGAAACCCTCGCCGTCGCCGACTTCATCGCCCTCGCGAAAAAACTAAGTTAG